GAGTGTTGCCCAACAGGCGCGGCATCTGGGTTTCCCACAGGTGCGACCAGATCTGTTGATCGATGGTTTGCCATGAGAGCAACAGAACGCTCAGGGGCAACAGAACCAACGCGGCGATGGCGAAGACGATGGGGTACCAGCGGCGTTGGGCGGGGTGGGCCACTTCGAAGGTCTCGCGGGAAAATCGTGGAGTTTAGAGAAAAAAGCAAAAAGATCGCAGCCTTCGGCAGCTCCTACAGGTGATCTCATGTAGGAGCTGCCGAAGGCTGCGATCTTTTGCTCTCTACAGCAGCAGACTCAGTTCCAGCCCGCCCGATCCATCATCCGGATCGCCTCGGCCTGACGCTTGCCCGCCACTTCCACCGGCAAGGTATCGGCAATGAACTTGCCCCACGCCGCCACTTCTTCCGAAGGCGCCACCGTCGGGTTGGCCGGGAATTCCTGGTTCACGTCAGCGAAGATTTTCTGCGCTTCGGGCGTGGTCATCCACTCGACCAAAGCCTTGGCCGCTTCAGGGTGCGGTGCATGCTTGGTCAGGCCGATACCCGACAGGTTGACGTGCACACCACGATCCGCCTGGTTCGGCCAGAACAGTTTCACCGGCAGCTCCGGCTTCTGCTTGTGCAGGCGGCCGTAGTAGTAAGTGTTGACGATGCCGACATCGCACTGCCCGGCGTTGATCGCTTCCAGCACCGCGACGTCGTCGGAGAACACATCGGTGGACAGGTTGTTGACCCAGCCCTTGAGGATTTTTTCGGTCTTCTCGGCGCCGTGCACTTCGATCATGGTCGCGGTCAGCGACTGGTTATAGACCTTCTTCGCCGTGCGCAGGCACAGGCGCCCTTCCCAGTTCTTGTCGGCCAGCGCCTCGTAGGTGGTCAACTCGCCCGGCTTCACGCGCTCGGTGGAATAGGCGATGGTCCGCGCGCGCAGGCTCAGACCGGTCCAGGCGTGAGTGGACGAGCGGTATTGCGCGGGAATGTTGGTGTCGATGGTTTTCGAGGTGAACGGCTGAAGGATGCCCATCTGCTCGGCCTGCCAGAGGTTGCCGGCGTCGACGGTCAGCAGCAGGTCGGCGGTGGCGTTTTCGCCTTCGGCCTTGATCCGCTGCATCAGCGGCGCTTCCTTGTCGGTGATGAACTTGATCTTCACCCCGGTTTTTGCGGTGTAGGCATCGAATACCGGTTTGATCAGCTCATCGATGCGCGAGGAGTAAACCACCACCTCGTCGGCGGCCTGGGCAGTGGTGCTGCCGATCAGGGTCAAGGCCAGTGCGGTCAGAAGACGCTTGGGTGCCAACATGGGAGTGGTCTCTCGGTCGGGAAATGTGGGCCAAATGATAAGGACTCACATTTACCTTCTCAATCGAACACTTTCCCAAGGAGTTACCAGATGTTGCACAGTGCAGCACTCCCTCTGTAGGAGCTGCCGCAGGCTGCGATCTTTTGATCTGGCTTTTCAGATCAGGATCAAAAGATCGCAGCCTTCGGCAATTCCTACAGGGGAGTGCATTTCAAATCTGGGAGCGGGCTTCAATGAAGCTCTCAAGGTTTGGCGAGGGCCGGGAGGTCACCGGTCAGGCCCAAGGCCTCACGCACAAACAACGCCTTGGCCTCAGGCATTTGGTCCACCAGCTTCAATCCGGCATTACGCAACCAGCGCACCGGCAGCGGGTCAGCCTGGAACAAGCGCTCGAAGCCTTCCATTGCCGCCATCAGCGCCAAATTGTGCGGCATGCGCCGACGCTCGTAACGGCTCAGCACCTTCACATCCGCCAGTCGCTCGCCACGCTCGGCTGCTTGCAGCAGTACTTGCGCCAGCACCGCCGCATCGAGGAATCCAAGGTTCACACCCTGCCCCGCCAACGGGTGAATGGTGTGCGCCGCATCGCCGATCAGCGCCAGCCCTTCGGCCACATAACGCTTGGCGTGACGCTGACGCAGCGGCACGCACAGTCGCGGATCAGCGCTGATCACGTCGCCGAGGCGACCTTCGAAGGCGCGCTCCAGCTCGCGGCAGAAGCCCGCCTCATCCAGCTTCATCAAACGCTCGGCCTCACTCGGCGTGGTCGACCAGACGATCGAACACCAATCCTGCTGCCCGTCGCGTTCCAGCGGCAGAAACGCCAGCGGCCCGTGATCGGTAAAGCGCTGCCACGCGGCCATCTGGTGCGGCTTGCTGCTGCGCACGCTGGTGACGATGGCGTGGTGCAGATAATCCCACTCGCGGGTCGCCACGCCAGTCAGACGACGCACTGCAGAGTTGGCACCATCCGCGGCGATCACCAGCGGCGCGCGCAATGTGCGGCCATCGGCCAGGGTCAGCAGCCAGTCGTCACCGGAGCGGCGCATCTGTTCCAGGCGCGCGTTGGCCAGCATGCCCAGATCGCAATCATGCAAACGATCGAGCAAGGCATCCTGCACCACGCGGTTTTCGACGATATGGCCGAGTACATCGGCATGCACACTGCTCGCCGAGAAGTGAATCTGTCCGGTGCCGCTGCCGTCCCAGACGTGCATGTCGGTGTACGGACTGCTGCGTCGCTGGGCGATGCCGTCCCATACGCCGAGGCGTTCGAGAATGCGTTGGCTGGCCGCCGACAGCGCACTGACACGCGGCTCAAATGGCGCTTGAGCATCGAACGGTTTGACGCTCAACGGGCTGCCGTCGAGCAGCAGGACTTCCAGCCCGCTGTCCTGCAACGCCAGCGCCAGGGCGCTGCCGACCATTCCGGCTCCGACAATCAGCAGATCTGCGCGCATTTCCATGCTTTAAGCCTGTCTCGCTTGCGGCTTGAGCCGCACGTAAAGGGTTTTACCGACCCGCGCGACAAGGTTGCCGGCGCCGTCATGAATATCGACCTGCAGCTGCGGCAGGTATTTCTCGCCATTGGCGGTCTGCCGGCGGATCTCGTCGAGCAAGGTCTCGTCGATATTGAACCGGGCGAACACCGGGCCTTTGCCCGGCGCAATGAAATCGATGTCGGCGGCCTTGTCCCAGACGATGTAACGCGAGCCGAGATTTTCCATCAGCATCAGCATGAAGAACGGATCGACCATCGAGTACAGGCTGCCACCAAACTGGGTGCCGACGTAGTTGCGGTTGTACCAGCCCAGCCCCATCGACACCTGAACGTCGCGAAAGTCATCGCTGATGTGCCGCACGCGCACACCGGCGCCGAGGTATGGCGGGTAGAACGTCATCACCCAGCGCATCAACCGCGCCTTGCCGAATTTAGCGGTCAGCCACTTAAGCATCCGGACGCGTTCCCAAACCCATGGCCTGACGCGCAAACCAGCGCTTGGCCGGCGGCAACAGATCGAGACCGAGCAGGCCGATGTTGCGGCCCAGCGAAACCAGCGGCTGGGTGCTGCCGAACAGGCGCGTCACCTGATCGGAGAAGCCCACGGTGAGGTCCTGGTCCAGACGCTGACGCTCGCGATACGCCTGCAATGTGGCGAAGTCGCCCAGCGGTTTGTCGCTGGCAAGCAGCGCCGCTGCGAGAGCATCGGCATCGCGCAGGGACAGGTTGAAACCCTGCCCGGCAATCGGATGCAAGCTGTGCGCAGCGTTGCCGAGCACGGCCAGATGCGAGCGCACCTGCTCTTCAGCCTCCACCAGCGACAGCGGATACAAATGCCGCGCGCCGACTTGTTTCAAGGTGCCGAGACGGTAACCAAACACGCCCTGCAATTCGCTAAGGAAATCGCGCTCGCTCAAATCCGCCAGGCGCTGCGCGTCCATGCCCAGACGGGTCCAGACCAGCGCGCAACGGTTTTCCGGCAGCGGCAGCAGGGCCATCGGGCCTTCGTCGGTGAAGCGCTCGAAAGCCATGCCGTTGTGCGCTTCGCTCGGCGTGATGTTGGCGATCAGCGCGCTCTGGTTGTACGGACGCTTGCGCACGTTGATGCCCAACTGCTCGCGCAGCCCCGAACGGCCACCATCGGCGAGCACCGCGAGGTCACATTCAAGCGTGGTTTCGTCATTGAGCGTCAGGCGATAGCCGTCGGGCAGCGGCTCCATGCGCGTGACTTCTGCCGGGCAGCGCCAACTGATCACATCCTTGTCGATGTGCTGCCACAGGCATTGGCCGAGCCAGGCGTTTTCCACCACGTAACCCAGTGCCGGCACGCCCTCTTCCATGGCCGACAAACGTGCGGTGGAGAAGCGGCCACGGTCAGACACATGAATCTGTTTGATCGGCTCGGCGCGGCGGGAGATTTCCTGCCAAACGCCCAACCGTTGATAAATCTGCCGCGAGCCGAAGGACAGCGCCGACGAGCGAGCGTCATAGCTTGGCTGCCAACTGTCGCCGGGGGCGAACGGTTCGATCAGGACAATTTTCCAGCCACGGGCCTTGGCCCCGTCCTGCAAGGCCAATGCGAGACTGGCGCCGACCAGGCCGCCACCGATGATTGCCAGATTGACTCGACTCATGCTGCGTGTGTCCGTGCTTGCGCCATCAGCGCTTCGATGTCGGCGACGGTTTTCGGTACGCCGTTGGTGAGGATTTCACAACCGGTTTTGGTCACTACCACGTCGTCCTCGATGCGCACGCCAATGCCGCGCCATTTCTTCGCGACGTTCTGATTGTCCGGGGCGATGTAGATGCCCGGCTCAACGGTCAGCGCCATGCCGACTTCCAGCACGCGCCATTCGCCGCCGACCTTGTACTCGCCGACGTCGTGTACATCCATGCCCAGCCAGTGGCCGGCGCGGTGCATGTAAAAGGCTTTATAGGCTTCCGTCGCGATCAACTCGTCGACGTCGCCCTGCAGCA
The sequence above is drawn from the Pseudomonas sp. FP2196 genome and encodes:
- a CDS encoding extracellular solute-binding protein is translated as MLAPKRLLTALALTLIGSTTAQAADEVVVYSSRIDELIKPVFDAYTAKTGVKIKFITDKEAPLMQRIKAEGENATADLLLTVDAGNLWQAEQMGILQPFTSKTIDTNIPAQYRSSTHAWTGLSLRARTIAYSTERVKPGELTTYEALADKNWEGRLCLRTAKKVYNQSLTATMIEVHGAEKTEKILKGWVNNLSTDVFSDDVAVLEAINAGQCDVGIVNTYYYGRLHKQKPELPVKLFWPNQADRGVHVNLSGIGLTKHAPHPEAAKALVEWMTTPEAQKIFADVNQEFPANPTVAPSEEVAAWGKFIADTLPVEVAGKRQAEAIRMMDRAGWN
- a CDS encoding 2-octaprenyl-3-methyl-6-methoxy-1,4-benzoquinol hydroxylase, which encodes MRADLLIVGAGMVGSALALALQDSGLEVLLLDGSPLSVKPFDAQAPFEPRVSALSAASQRILERLGVWDGIAQRRSSPYTDMHVWDGSGTGQIHFSASSVHADVLGHIVENRVVQDALLDRLHDCDLGMLANARLEQMRRSGDDWLLTLADGRTLRAPLVIAADGANSAVRRLTGVATREWDYLHHAIVTSVRSSKPHQMAAWQRFTDHGPLAFLPLERDGQQDWCSIVWSTTPSEAERLMKLDEAGFCRELERAFEGRLGDVISADPRLCVPLRQRHAKRYVAEGLALIGDAAHTIHPLAGQGVNLGFLDAAVLAQVLLQAAERGERLADVKVLSRYERRRMPHNLALMAAMEGFERLFQADPLPVRWLRNAGLKLVDQMPEAKALFVREALGLTGDLPALAKP
- a CDS encoding DUF4442 domain-containing protein, with the protein product MLKWLTAKFGKARLMRWVMTFYPPYLGAGVRVRHISDDFRDVQVSMGLGWYNRNYVGTQFGGSLYSMVDPFFMLMLMENLGSRYIVWDKAADIDFIAPGKGPVFARFNIDETLLDEIRRQTANGEKYLPQLQVDIHDGAGNLVARVGKTLYVRLKPQARQA
- the ubiH gene encoding 2-octaprenyl-6-methoxyphenyl hydroxylase, yielding MSRVNLAIIGGGLVGASLALALQDGAKARGWKIVLIEPFAPGDSWQPSYDARSSALSFGSRQIYQRLGVWQEISRRAEPIKQIHVSDRGRFSTARLSAMEEGVPALGYVVENAWLGQCLWQHIDKDVISWRCPAEVTRMEPLPDGYRLTLNDETTLECDLAVLADGGRSGLREQLGINVRKRPYNQSALIANITPSEAHNGMAFERFTDEGPMALLPLPENRCALVWTRLGMDAQRLADLSERDFLSELQGVFGYRLGTLKQVGARHLYPLSLVEAEEQVRSHLAVLGNAAHSLHPIAGQGFNLSLRDADALAAALLASDKPLGDFATLQAYRERQRLDQDLTVGFSDQVTRLFGSTQPLVSLGRNIGLLGLDLLPPAKRWFARQAMGLGTRPDA